DNA sequence from the Acidobacteriota bacterium genome:
GAGCGCCCATTACGACGTGCAACAACACAGCGGCAAAGGCGCTGACCCCAAACGCCAGGAAGGCCCGCATGCGCATTCCATCATGCTGGATGCGGCGGGCAAATATGCTTTCGCGCCCGACCTCGGCATAGACAAAGTGATGATTTATCGCGTTCACGCCGACAAAGCCACATTGAAACCGCATGGCTTCGCCGCGATGAAACCCGGTTCCGGCCCACGCCATTTCGATTTTCATCCGATGTACAAATACGCCTACGTCATCAGCGAACTCAGTTCGACGGTCACGGTGTTCAGCTACGATGACGACAAAGGCAAACTGACCGAACTGCAAACGCTTTCGGCTTTGCCAGCGGATTTTCAGGGAACCAGTTACTGCGCGGATGTACACGTGCATCCGTCCGGCAAATTCCTGTACGGATCGAATCGCGGCCACAACAGCATCGTCATTTATTCGATTGATGAAAACACCGGCAAGCTGAGCTTGGTCGGCCACGAATCCACCCGCGGTAATTGGCCGCGAAATTTCGGGATTGATCCGACGGGACAGTTTTTGCTGGTCGGTAATCAAAACAGCAATTCCATCGCCATGTTCAAAATTGACGAACAGACGGGCAAGCTCGCCCAACACGGCGACCTGCTGGAACTCCCTGCACCGGTTTGCTTGAAATTCATCCCCGCATTTGCGTAACCCATTTGGAGTGCTGCGGCTCTGGCGCAGCTTTGGAAGTCCTTTGGAAAATCGCATGCTCGGTTTCAGTGAAGCTTGAGGAAAGAAAGCGACTACCAAAGCTGCGCCGAGAGCGTAGCACTCCAAGATTTAACCTATGGAAACCAATTCGACTCTTCACACTACTCGCGTTGCAGAAATTCAAGCGGCACTGCAGCAAGCCGGACTTGACGGTTGGCTGTTCTGCGATTTTCGCCATAGTGATCCTCTGGCCTGGCGCATTTTGAAACTTGATCTCAACGCGCATGCCACGCGGCGTTGGTTTTATTTTGTGCCTGCTTCAGGCGAACCATCGAAAATCGTGCATGCGATTGAAACCGACAAGCTCGACGCGTTGCCCGGCGGCAAGACGATTTATTTGCGCTGGCAAGAATTGCAGGCCGCACTGCAAAAAGCCGTCAACGGGCACAAACGCATTGCGATGCAGTATTCGCCCGGCAACGCGATTCCGTACATGGCGCGCGTGGACGCCGGAACCGTCGAACTGGTTCGCAGCTTCGGCCCGGAAGTCGTCACCAGCGCTGACTTAGTGCAGGTCTTTGAAGCTGTATGGACGTCCGAACAACATGCCACGCACGTCGAAGCTGCAGAAAAAGTCTACAAAATCATCCACGAAGCCTTTGCTGAAATTGGCCGCTGCGCGCGAACAGGCGAAACAATGACCGAATACTCGATCCAGCAATTCATGTGGCGACGGTTTGACGAAGAAAGCATGCACGCAGACTATCCACCAATTGTTTCGGTCAACGCCAACAGCGCCCGTCCGCATTACGGCCCTTCGGCGGAAATTCATTCGCCAATCAAGGTCGGCGACTTTGTCTTGCTGGATGTCTGGGCGAAACTCAAAACGCCGGGTTCGGTTTATGCCGACCTGAGTTGGACGGGATTTGTCGGCGAACCCGTGCCGGAAAAATACGCGCGCATTTTCGACATCGTCGCCGGAGCGCGCGATGCTGCCGTCGCCTTCATACGCGAAAAAGTCGCCGCAGGCGTTTCGTTCAAAGGCG
Encoded proteins:
- a CDS encoding aminopeptidase P family protein; its protein translation is METNSTLHTTRVAEIQAALQQAGLDGWLFCDFRHSDPLAWRILKLDLNAHATRRWFYFVPASGEPSKIVHAIETDKLDALPGGKTIYLRWQELQAALQKAVNGHKRIAMQYSPGNAIPYMARVDAGTVELVRSFGPEVVTSADLVQVFEAVWTSEQHATHVEAAEKVYKIIHEAFAEIGRCARTGETMTEYSIQQFMWRRFDEESMHADYPPIVSVNANSARPHYGPSAEIHSPIKVGDFVLLDVWAKLKTPGSVYADLSWTGFVGEPVPEKYARIFDIVAGARDAAVAFIREKVAAGVSFKGAEVDDVSRAVIVNAGYGDKFLNRTGHSIGEEVHGNGANIDNLETPDTRTVLPHTCFSIEPGIYLPGDFGLRSEIDVYVGEGEVLIAGQPIQTAVIPILRQF
- a CDS encoding lactonase family protein codes for the protein MHKFSRREFVQTASSFAVGSTLFDWQKRARPNQIKSLVKDLLLYVGTYTNNNGSEGIYLYRMNLDSGKLDKLSSTPGVSNPSFLAIDPTKRFLYAANESGEFLGKKGGGFTSFAIDQKTGALKKLNEVSSPGVPAHLSVHPTGKCVLGANYGGGNVVIYHVKKDGRLSAHYDVQQHSGKGADPKRQEGPHAHSIMLDAAGKYAFAPDLGIDKVMIYRVHADKATLKPHGFAAMKPGSGPRHFDFHPMYKYAYVISELSSTVTVFSYDDDKGKLTELQTLSALPADFQGTSYCADVHVHPSGKFLYGSNRGHNSIVIYSIDENTGKLSLVGHESTRGNWPRNFGIDPTGQFLLVGNQNSNSIAMFKIDEQTGKLAQHGDLLELPAPVCLKFIPAFA